The DNA sequence AATTGGCATCAATGCCGACATCCGCGGCGTTCTTGTCGCGCAGGAAGGCCCGCGGCGAGGCGGCGCCCAGCTTGCGGGCAATCTCCTTCACCTCGTCCAGGCTGAGCTGCTCGGAGGCATTCATGTATTTGCGCACCTGCGGCTCGATGCCGTTTTCCTGCAGCAGGGCCAGCCCCTTGCGGGAAGTGCTGCACCCGGAATGGTGGAGTAGAATATAGCTCATGATACATCCTGAAATCTGATCGTTTACCCTGACAATGCCCGTCGCCGGGCCGGATCAGGCCTCGAAGGCCCGGATTGCCTCATCCATGGAGACCGTGCGGCGGGCTTCATCAAGGTGAAGCAGTTCGGTCATCTTGCCATTCACCTTCAGCACGCCCTTGCCGGCGTTTTCCGGGTCTGCAAAGGCGGCGATTACGGCCTGCGCATGTTCCACATCATGCGGGCTGGGTGCGAAGACCCGGTTCGCTGTTTCCAGCTGGGACGGGTGGATCAGTGTCTTGCCGTCAAAGCCGAGATCGCGCCCCTGTTCACATTCATCGATCAGGCCCTGCTCGTCCTTGATGTCGTTGAACACGCCATCGATCGCCGTGATGCCATAGGCCCGTGCGGCAATGATGGTCATCTGCAGGGCCGTCTGGAAAGCCAGCCGGTCGGGTGTCATGCGCGCACGATATTCCTTCGCCAGGTCATTTGTGCCCATCACGAAAGTGGTCAGACGCGTGCGACCCACCGCTTCGGCAATGTCCTGAATGTTCAAAATGGCCTTGGGCATCTCGATCATGACCCACAGGCCCATTTCGGCCGGAGCCCCTGCCCGGCTCATCGCATCATTCAGCCGGTCAATGTCGCTGCCATCGATCACCTTTGGCGCCAGCAGGGCATCAGCGCCCGCCTCCACGGCCATTTTCAGGTCAGCCTGCCCCCATTCGGTGTCGAGCCCGTTCATCCGCACCACAATCTCGCGCGGACCGTACCCCCCGCCGGTCACCGCGGCCCGGATGGTTTCGCGCGCCGTGTCCTTCGCATCCGGCGCTACGGCATCCTCGAGATCCATGAGCACCGTATCGGCCGGCAGCGACTTTGCCTTCTCGAGCGCCCGTTCATTGGCACCTGGCATGTAGAGGCAGGAACGACGGGGACGATGGGTGTGAGACATGTGGAACAACTCCTTGACCTGGCGGGACCAAATGGAATGGATTGGGACGATAAGGAACGCCCTTCAACCCACTGGAATGGCCCCATGATGTTTCGACTGCTCTTACTGGCCCAAATCCTGCTGCTTTGCGAGCCTGCCTTTGCGAAACCCATCAGCCTAGTTGAATTCCGCGACGAGTTCGCAAGCCGCGAATTCCGCTCCATCCGGATCGCCTATATCGAAACCCATCCCACAATGATGGCCGCTATCGGAGATCAGGGGTTCGAGGCCGTGATGCGAGAATGTTCCGACATTGACGGCACCTGCCAGGCTGCCCGGTTCACAGCGTGTCGCGAACTGTCGCAATATTCCCGGCTGGAAGTGCTGGACCTTGCCAATCGCATGAATGCCGGTTTCGACACCGGGACCTCCTATGCGAAGGAGGGTCATAATCCGGCCATCTGCGTGCGGCTGCACGTATCCTTCCGGGGAGATGATGATTTCGGTCTCCGTCAGATTTTCGAATGGCAGCAGGCCCTTGAAGAATTCAATGAGTCCGTTGACGCCGATATCGACAGCCGGATTGCCGCGGACATGCGGACGCTGGTTCAACCCTGACCCTTGTCGGCCCACCGGGGATGTGCCACCGAGCAGGCATGACCGACACACATGACGAAAGCTGGCCACTGGCCGGGCATGCCGCCCCGGAATTCGACCCTGTCCGCAAAGTCTTCGAAGAGAATTTCCAAAGTGGCCAGGAGCTGGGGGCCGGCTTCGCCGTCATCAAGGATGGCCAGACCGTCGTGAGCCTCACCGGCGGCTGGGCCGACCGGAAGAAGGAACGCCCCTGGACCGACACGACACTGGTGCCCGTCTATTCCACCACCAAAGGCATCGCCGCCCTTGTTCTGGCGCATCTGGTGGAGCGGCTTCCGGCAGGATATGAAACACCGGTATCGGATATCTGGCCCGAATTTGCGGCCCATGGCAAAGGCGCGATCACCATTGCAGAGGTCGCGAGCCATCAGGCGGGCCTGCCGGGATTTGCCGACGAGATCGACCCGGAATTGTGGCTGGACCCGCCTGCCTGCGCCGCCGCTCTGGCCGAGCTTGCGCCCATGTGGACGCCTGGAAGTGCACATGGGTACCATCCTCTGAGCTGGGGCTATCTGGTCGGTGAGATCGCCCGCCGCATCAGTGGCGAAACGCTGGGCACCAGCCTGCGCGCCCTGTTCCCCGACATTGATTTCATGATCGGCACCCCAGCCAGCGAACATGATCGCTGCGCAGATATCCAGCGGCCCCGCGCCCTGGCTGACCTGGGCGAGATCACCCCGCCGAGGCGGGCCGCCTTTGTCAGCAAATGGTCTGCCCCCAATCGCGGCGGCGCTATCTGGCGCGAAATCGAAATTCCGTCCGCCAACGGGCATGGCACCGCGCTGTCGGTGGCGCAACTCTATGAAACCTACACACGCGGCGGCGGGGAAATTGTCTCATCCCAGGCCTTCGAGACGCTGAGCGCCGACCTTACCCACGGACCGGACCTGGTGCTCCCCATGGTCACCGCTTTCGGTGCCGGGATCATGCACAACACACATGGCCTGTTCGGACCCGAACCAGCAACGCTTGGCCATTGCGGGTGGGGTGGCTCCATGGCGATTGCCGATCAGCACAACCAGCTGACCTGCGCTTATGTCATGAACCGGCAGTCAAACATCCTGGTGGGCGATCCACGCGCCGTGCGGCTGGTTGAAGCCGTGTATGATTGCCTCTGACACATGCTGGATCATGTCGACTGGGCAGCATTCCTGATCGCCATGGCTGCCGTAGAACTCACACCGGGCCCGAACATGGGGTGGCTCGCCGCGCTGTCGGCGCAACGGGGGCGCCGCGCCGGTATGCTGGCCGTTTGCGGCATCGCGCTTGGTCTCTTCGCCCAATTGATTGCGGCCGCCACGGGTCTCTCTGCCCTTCTGTCCGAACTGCCCATCCTGTACGAAACCCTGCGCTGGGCCGGCGTCGCCTTCATGGTGTTTCTTGCCTACGAGGCCTGGCACGATACCGGTACGCCTTCCCCGCTCAATCGCAACAATGCCGAGGGGTTCTGGCGCGGGCTGGTGGCGAATCTGCTGAATCCGAAAGCCCTGGTCTTTTATCTGGTCGTGGTCGGACAGTTTGCGTCGCCCATGGCGGGTCCGCTCTGGCAGCAGATTGTTGCGCTGGGCATCCTTCATGTCGCCCTGGCCACCGTGATCCACACCTTTATTGTGCTGCTCGGCGCGCGGTTGGGCAGCACGCTTGAAGCCTATCGGACAGCGCCGGCCATGCGGGCAAGCTTCGCCCTCATGATGCTCGGCATCGCCATCTGGATCGCAGTGTCCACAGGGCGACCCACGACCTGACTGGCATGCGCCTTGCGTAGCCCCGGACGGAGGCAACTCCATTCATGCAAATAATCCTTGCTCCGGCTGCCTGCCCCTTGGCGCCGGAGCCTTTCTTTTCAGCCAAGCCGCGCCGCGCGCGCCAGTCTCCGTGCCTTGGCTTCCCCCATCACACTGTCCACAGTGAACACGGCAAGCGCTGTCCAGATACAGGCAAAGGCCGCCGCATGGGTCCAGCCGAACACTTCCCGGAAGACCAGAATGGCGATCAGGAACTGGAGGGTCGGCCCGACATATTGCATCATGCCGATGGTGGAGAGCTTCAGGCGGCGGGCAGACAGCGCGAAAAGGATCAGGGGCACAGAGGTGATCGGTCCGGCGGCCATCAGCAACGCAATGTCCCAGCCGCCATCGCCGAAGAGATTCGTGCCGGGCTGCCCTGCGGCCCAGACCAGCCAACCCAGAGCCAGCGGGGCCAACAGAAGCACCTCCATCAGAAAGCCTGCGCGGCTGTCAATGGCTACCTGTTTCCGGATCAGCGAATAGCAGGCAAAGGTCATGCACAGGAACAGCGCCACCCAGGGCACACGCCCGAACGCAATGGTCATGATGGCAACGCCGATGGCAGCGATGGCCACCGCGCCCCACTGGGCAGGCCGCAGACGTTCCGAGAAGAAGATCATCCCGAAGATCACATTGACCAACGGGTTGATGTAATAGCCGAGCGACGCCTCCATCGTACGGCCGGCATTCACCGCCCAGATGTAACAGCCCCAGTTCGCGCCGATCAGCAGGCCGGACACGATCAGCCATTTCAGCTTGTCCCAGTTCAGCGCGGCGCGCACGTCCCGCCAGTTCGCCGCGAGGCCGATGAAGATCAGCGCGGTCGGAACCGACCACACCACACGGTGCGCCAGCAGGTCCACCGCATCAATGTGCTGCATCAACCGGATGTAGAGCGGCAGGCTCCCCCAGATGCAATAGGCTGCGAGGCCCGCGAAAAAGCCGAGACGTGTTTCAGCGTTCATGGCTCAGCGCCTAGCACCGAGCCATGAGACATTGCCACCCAAATATTGCTGCAGGCCGTGTCAGCCTGAAACGACGGGTTGCTTTTCCGGTTTCAGGACACCGCGGTTCAGAAGCTCTTCGGCGATCTGGACCGCATTGAGAGCGGCGCCCTTGCGGAGATTGTCGGACACGCACCAGAACGCCAGGCCGTGCTCGACCGTGGGGTCTACCCGCACGCGCGAGATATAGGTCGCCCACTCGCCCACACATTCCTTCGGCGTGATGTAGAGTTCTTCTTCCGGATCATCGACCAGCATGATGCCCGGGCTCTCGCGCAGAAGCTCCTTGGCCTGCTTGGCGCTCATCGGACCGGCCAGTTCAACATTCACCGCTTCAGAGTGGCCGACAAACACCGGAACCCGCACACATGTCGCCGTCAGCTCGATGGACGGGTCGAGAATCTTCTTGGTCTCGACGCGCATTTTCCACTCTTCCTTGGTGAAGCCGTCATCCATGAAGACATCAATCTGCGGGATCACGTTGAACGCGATTTCCTTCTGGAAGACTTCCGGAGTCGGTTCGTCATTCACGAACACACCGCGCGTCTGGTTCCACAACTCGTCCATGGCGTCCTTGCCGGCACCGGAAACGGACTGATAGGTGGAGCAGACAACGCGCGTAATGCCCACGGCATCGTGCAGGGGCTTCAGCGCCACCACCAGCTGCGCCGTGGAGCAGTTCGGATTGGCGATGATCATCTTCTTCTTGTAGTCCATCACCGCTTCGCCATTGCACTCCGGCACGACCAGCGGGACGTCCGGGTCCATGCGCCAGGCGGAGGAATTGTCGATCGTGATCGCGCCGGCCTTGGCGATCTTCGGCGCCCACTCCTTTGCGGTGGAGCCCCCGGCCGACATCAGAACCAGGTCAACCCGCGTGAAGTCGAAGCTCTCAATATCATGGCATTTCAGGGTACGGTCGCCATAAGACACTTCCTTGCCAATGGACCGGCGGGACGCCACCGCAAACACCTCATCGGCTGGG is a window from the Hyphomonas sp. genome containing:
- a CDS encoding serine hydrolase domain-containing protein, which translates into the protein MTDTHDESWPLAGHAAPEFDPVRKVFEENFQSGQELGAGFAVIKDGQTVVSLTGGWADRKKERPWTDTTLVPVYSTTKGIAALVLAHLVERLPAGYETPVSDIWPEFAAHGKGAITIAEVASHQAGLPGFADEIDPELWLDPPACAAALAELAPMWTPGSAHGYHPLSWGYLVGEIARRISGETLGTSLRALFPDIDFMIGTPASEHDRCADIQRPRALADLGEITPPRRAAFVSKWSAPNRGGAIWREIEIPSANGHGTALSVAQLYETYTRGGGEIVSSQAFETLSADLTHGPDLVLPMVTAFGAGIMHNTHGLFGPEPATLGHCGWGGSMAIADQHNQLTCAYVMNRQSNILVGDPRAVRLVEAVYDCL
- a CDS encoding CoA ester lyase encodes the protein MSHTHRPRRSCLYMPGANERALEKAKSLPADTVLMDLEDAVAPDAKDTARETIRAAVTGGGYGPREIVVRMNGLDTEWGQADLKMAVEAGADALLAPKVIDGSDIDRLNDAMSRAGAPAEMGLWVMIEMPKAILNIQDIAEAVGRTRLTTFVMGTNDLAKEYRARMTPDRLAFQTALQMTIIAARAYGITAIDGVFNDIKDEQGLIDECEQGRDLGFDGKTLIHPSQLETANRVFAPSPHDVEHAQAVIAAFADPENAGKGVLKVNGKMTELLHLDEARRTVSMDEAIRAFEA
- the rarD gene encoding EamA family transporter RarD; the protein is MNAETRLGFFAGLAAYCIWGSLPLYIRLMQHIDAVDLLAHRVVWSVPTALIFIGLAANWRDVRAALNWDKLKWLIVSGLLIGANWGCYIWAVNAGRTMEASLGYYINPLVNVIFGMIFFSERLRPAQWGAVAIAAIGVAIMTIAFGRVPWVALFLCMTFACYSLIRKQVAIDSRAGFLMEVLLLAPLALGWLVWAAGQPGTNLFGDGGWDIALLMAAGPITSVPLILFALSARRLKLSTIGMMQYVGPTLQFLIAILVFREVFGWTHAAAFACIWTALAVFTVDSVMGEAKARRLARAARLG
- a CDS encoding aspartate-semialdehyde dehydrogenase → MATRIAVVGATGNVGRELLNILEERMFPADEVFAVASRRSIGKEVSYGDRTLKCHDIESFDFTRVDLVLMSAGGSTAKEWAPKIAKAGAITIDNSSAWRMDPDVPLVVPECNGEAVMDYKKKMIIANPNCSTAQLVVALKPLHDAVGITRVVCSTYQSVSGAGKDAMDELWNQTRGVFVNDEPTPEVFQKEIAFNVIPQIDVFMDDGFTKEEWKMRVETKKILDPSIELTATCVRVPVFVGHSEAVNVELAGPMSAKQAKELLRESPGIMLVDDPEEELYITPKECVGEWATYISRVRVDPTVEHGLAFWCVSDNLRKGAALNAVQIAEELLNRGVLKPEKQPVVSG
- a CDS encoding LysE family translocator, whose protein sequence is MLDHVDWAAFLIAMAAVELTPGPNMGWLAALSAQRGRRAGMLAVCGIALGLFAQLIAAATGLSALLSELPILYETLRWAGVAFMVFLAYEAWHDTGTPSPLNRNNAEGFWRGLVANLLNPKALVFYLVVVGQFASPMAGPLWQQIVALGILHVALATVIHTFIVLLGARLGSTLEAYRTAPAMRASFALMMLGIAIWIAVSTGRPTT
- a CDS encoding ArsC/Spx/MgsR family protein, which translates into the protein MSYILLHHSGCSTSRKGLALLQENGIEPQVRKYMNASEQLSLDEVKEIARKLGAASPRAFLRDKNAADVGIDANSTDDEIFVAMAANPKIIQRPILIKGRKAVLGRPIEAMLDLT